From Arachis hypogaea cultivar Tifrunner chromosome 3, arahy.Tifrunner.gnm2.J5K5, whole genome shotgun sequence:
tgagttaattttataactatcaatataaattttttatactaatatctaattatatttttatatacatagagagaaaaatattattttaaataacaagtataaaaattaattatttctatttgtgcaacaaacttaacacctaatcaaatataaaagtatatacgTTAGATTCTTTCAAACTTTAGATAagtaatgttaaaattaattattagtaaaaaattaaactcttttacatgaaaataataactaaaaatcttattatttgatttttatttatttacggAGACCCTGGTCTTTTTAGTCGACGGAAACTTTTGTCTTCTACGACctttttgtaaaaatagtttgattctataattttttttgtgtgccACAAATTCACAATCTATAATGTCAGTGCAAAACCGacgtaattttaaaagatttatattcccgTAATGTTATTAAGAGTAAAAATACTAGTAATATTATAAGAGtaatgctagggggccagcaatatTTGTAATTGGTAGCCATCAACTAGTCATCAataatgatttgatggtgtgagattggtgtgagatttcatccaatgactggttacatgctggccaaaatgtaataaaattgctggccccttaGACTTTTTCATATTATAATATTAACCAAATCAAACCAGCAAGGTTACACCGTAAAAAGTTGACACTCCTAACCTAGAAAATCAATCAGCCAATGGAAGATCTATCACGTTAATTGTACATGAAATTGTGATTCCGCTGCAAGTTCCATCGCTAGAGTTTGCAAAACACCTCATGGATATAATAGATTGTAATGTTgcatgatttttatttatttattttatcttaactAGAGTGAGAAGCTTTTATTGAAATCTAATATAGATTTGCAAGACAAATTACCcaacatcaaaattaattaagcAACTTAACCGAACCTGGGGAATAGCACAAAAGCGAAATATAGCCAGGTCTCGTAATGCAGACATGTACTTTAAAGAATCTTCGGCATGCATCAGAGCGTTAGTGACCATGTCATTTAAGCATTGCACTGCCTTGATGGAATTCTCCGGATATTTCAGCTCCTGGATAACAAAATTTAAACTGGAGTAAGAAAGAAGAGAATCTTACACGTGCACATTAAGACAGAAGAAAGGCATTCGTGAGTGCAGAACAAACTAGTCTGACAGCAAATGTTGTTTTCACCCGTACAAACCAGTGATAAGAATGTTATCGATTATAAATAAAGAATCGACATCCACTCATTACTCATAGTACTCACAAATGATAAAGCAACACAATAGGGTTGAaggtactctctctctctctctctctctctctctctctctctctcacacacacacacacacataatgTGACTGTTTCATATTATTGTGTAATAGGAGAAGATTCTAACCGTCATAGAATAAATATAAGTTCTTAGGGAGACAGACCTCAAGTTTGTTAACATATTTACTCCAGATCTGCCGAGGCCAAAACATTCGTGACTTGGGGATCTCATTGATGTCTTCCAAATAATCTCGAATAATGTTTGCTTTCTGCAATATCAAAAGGTTCTTAACTGAAGCATAATGATTGACTGATTGTTTACATACTGTTTTACTAGATAGTACTACCATCATACCTGCAGAAACAAGCCCATTGAATTGGAGAGGTCATCTGGAGCAAGATCTTCTGAACCAGAGGCATGGAAAAGCTTTGATAAACCTAACCCAACAAGTCCTGCCACATAGTGACAATACTCATCGTAGTCATCAATTGTTTCTACCTGCAAATTAAGGGGAAAAATAAAATCTCTTGGACTCAATCGAGATAATctttctaaaccctaaacccggtGAAGCAGAGCTCTGTATATCAGATTTTCTGGGATAGatgctataataataataagggtttAGCTAACACTTGTTAAGGTTACTgatgtatatattttttcaagGAAAACGcaaattttatgtttttgaatgcATTTATTGAAGAAAAAACTTTAAAACGTGTTAGCCATACCTTAATAATATACTAttgtcaaaaaaaataattatcattaagTAAAACATATCTACATTATCTGCTTCCCGACCTTCATTATACAATGTGTGAACTTTTGTCAACCGGGGGGAAAATATCTAGATAATATAACTGGAGGCAAAAATCTATAAAGTTTGATAACAGTAAAATTCAGAAACTATGAGGCAACCATCCGAAGGAATAAAATAGTTTAAACTATTTTAAACCCACTTTATAGTTTAAATAATAGAACTATAGAAGACATGTATGCCAGACCTCCTTGCAAATAAATTTGGCCATTCCTGCACCCATCCTTTTCGTAATATCCTCAATTGCTTCTTGGTAGCTGCATAGTAGAATGTATCGCAAAACTCCAGTCAGTCAGTCACATATACACTGATGAAAAGCTGATAAAAGACAGTGAATTTACAGTCCATATAGCACACATCTCACAATCCCCAGTTCACTTATTTAACTTGAAAATACAATCACAGACAAATTATGGAATTAGACCCTCCTTAAGTCTAAGATATTTTGCATGTAATGGTAGCATCATTAGATGAATATTACTCAGATGACGACAAATGTTTTGTAATTGTAGCAGAGAAAAGAATATACAAGTGCAGAAACCTCTGCAGTCAATGTAAGTAGGAACAATTGACTGTATTCATCAGCCACATACCGTTTATATATTAGGTAGCTATTCTAAAGATGTAAGACCTTGACAATCTCCACAGTCCACAGCAACAGCATGCCACAAAAGTAATAAAAAACAATGGccagaaaattgaaaataaaaccaAAGTGCTGCTGCTGATTGGAAAATGATGGAGATAAACAGAAACAAGTGGAACCCAAGTACCACAGAATATTAAAGGAGAAGAACTAACCCCTTTCCAAGTTCCAGAAAAGCAGTTGAAACATGATGAAACTGGTCCATTAGAACTTTGTAGTTGTTTGTGCCACCTTGTtacatacaaaaaaattataagtagTTCAGCATCAACAAAATTTGAGGTGTaaatatatccccaattttccaAAGTTAGATAAAGGTTGCCTTTATTATAACCAATTGGATTGGACTATTTCTGATATAGAAAAGTTTGATATGGTTAAATTGAAGGAAACAACATGATGGAAGAAAGTTGATTATATAAGAATGGACCTTATTCTCCATGGCATTAACTTTTACCTAAAAAGAGGAGCAAAATAAAAGACACTTACATGAAAAGTGCCAATCACGATCATATATGCGATTATGAAAAGCTATTAGTATTGGCACCTTGACATCTGTATCTATGCTGGTATCATCCTCTGtcaagagaacaaaaacaaaaagttttAGGGCAACAATCGTGATTTGCGTCTTACCTAACATCAAGTCACCAACAAGGGGAATGCACATTCTAATGAATGTCTGTTGACATCAAACATTGAACACACTCTAAACCAAGCATGCTTAGTCTAAAGATGCAACCATAATTTCTCAGAAATGTCACATTCCTTCTAAAGAAATGGTCAATGGCAACAGCCGCAATATGTGCAGTAGATCAATCTGAGACTTAACACAGTTTCCAAATCCACAGAATTTCCACATCCTAAACAAGTCCAGATATAATTTGCttataatttcaaatttaatggCCAGAAATAAATCGTCAACGTATCAATAACTAGAATTTTCCAAATAGTATGTTGACAAGCCCTGCTTCACATTCAATACTTAAAAATAcactaacaataaataaataaataaattatcattacatatatagaaaagaaacaagaaaaaacCGAAACGAAGCCAAAATAGAAATTGAACATCATAACATGCCGTAAAATGAAAGAatacatcattatcaatttatcatgATCATAAACTACGAGACACAACAAGCAATATCGTGATCGTTCAAGAAATGAAAGCGTACCAACGGTATCCAACGCTCGAAGAaccaaataaaatatgcaaaccTGCAAATAAAGATGCATAGGTATCAGATTCGAATAAGAAACAACTCGATtcagaaaatattaaaataaaataacggCATAAATCAAATCCAGATGCAAACGAAAATCGGAAATCGCAGACGAAAACAAAACGCGAAGGTAAACTCACGGCGTTGCGAAGCTCGGTACCGAGCTGCTGAATGACGAGTGCAAAGCTTCTAGAAACCTTGTGGAGCATGGTGTAGCAGAATCTCCAGTGCGGCTCCGACGGGATCTGCTTCTCGGCCTTCTTCGCCGCCATTTTCAGCTTCAGCAACGGATACAAATCATCTGGATGCTTCATAATCGCTCCTAAACTCCCCATTCTCTCTCTCTACGTATTTCTGAATCTAATTGAAAATTAGAAACGACGCCGTTTGGTTTACGTGCTTCGTCTTCGTCTTCTATCTGAGTTTCTTAGGGAGAATGGAGAGTTTCGCTATGGCGAGGCGTGGGTCTTACTCTTAACTCTTAAATATGATTTTGGAAGTTGGTTTCAATTTGAGGTTGGAAAACAATGGTCACTCACTTCATGCTTATGGACGGATTTGAACTTATTATCTGTGGATTTACTCGTACACAGTCACTGGTTAGTTATTGGTtacatttcattttccattgcgTATGCTATTGCTAGCCTGTACCAGGTGTGAGGTGTATATGCTAATGCTACCATGCTGAGGTTGGTTTGTTTGT
This genomic window contains:
- the LOC112789149 gene encoding squalene synthase 2 yields the protein MGSLGAIMKHPDDLYPLLKLKMAAKKAEKQIPSEPHWRFCYTMLHKVSRSFALVIQQLGTELRNAVCIFYLVLRALDTVEDDTSIDTDVKVPILIAFHNRIYDRDWHFSCGTNNYKVLMDQFHHVSTAFLELGKGYQEAIEDITKRMGAGMAKFICKEVETIDDYDEYCHYVAGLVGLGLSKLFHASGSEDLAPDDLSNSMGLFLQKANIIRDYLEDINEIPKSRMFWPRQIWSKYVNKLEELKYPENSIKAVQCLNDMVTNALMHAEDSLKYMSALRDLAIFRFCAIPQIMAIGTIALCYNNIEVFRGVVKMRRGLTAKVIDRTKTMADVYGAFFDFACILESKVDKNDPNATKTLSRLQSIQKTCRESGLLSKRKSYIVNGNGYSSTMIFILIITFSILFAYLSANRQNI